A region of Brevundimonas sp. NIBR10 DNA encodes the following proteins:
- the pstB gene encoding phosphate ABC transporter ATP-binding protein PstB: MKLPFFNTPNRAPEGRDGGPGDPLDTPMMGGQVLPGAVETSRDVSMLEPQQATDSAVPGATRAPQVKANLAPLGPTKIAARDVSVFYGEKQALFDVSLDIPDKTVTAFIGPSGCGKSTFLRTMNRMNDTIPGCKVTGRIDMDGQDVNAKSVDPVLLRAQVGMVFQKPNPFPKTIYENVAYGPKIHGLTTNKAELDGIVEASLKRAGLWDEVADRLHSAGTGLSGGQQQRLVIARAIAVEPEVILMDEPCSALDPIATAKIEELIDELRERYCIVIVTHSMAQAARVSQRTAFFHMGRIVETGDTEEIFTNPRERRTLDYITGRFG; encoded by the coding sequence ATGAAACTTCCGTTCTTCAACACCCCGAACCGTGCCCCCGAAGGCCGTGATGGCGGCCCCGGTGATCCGCTGGATACACCCATGATGGGCGGTCAGGTGCTGCCCGGTGCCGTCGAGACGTCGCGCGACGTCTCGATGCTGGAGCCCCAGCAGGCGACGGACAGCGCGGTGCCCGGCGCGACGCGGGCACCCCAGGTCAAGGCCAATCTCGCGCCTCTGGGCCCGACCAAGATCGCGGCGCGCGACGTGTCGGTCTTCTATGGCGAGAAGCAGGCGCTGTTCGACGTCTCGCTGGACATCCCGGACAAGACGGTCACCGCGTTCATCGGTCCGTCGGGCTGTGGCAAGTCGACCTTCCTGCGGACCATGAACCGGATGAACGACACCATCCCGGGCTGCAAGGTGACCGGCCGGATCGACATGGACGGCCAGGACGTCAATGCGAAATCCGTCGATCCGGTGCTGCTGCGCGCCCAGGTCGGGATGGTGTTCCAGAAGCCGAACCCGTTTCCCAAGACCATCTACGAGAACGTCGCCTATGGGCCCAAGATCCACGGTCTGACGACCAACAAGGCCGAGCTGGACGGAATCGTCGAAGCGTCGCTGAAGCGCGCCGGCCTGTGGGACGAGGTCGCCGACCGGCTGCATTCGGCGGGCACCGGACTGTCGGGCGGTCAACAGCAGCGTCTGGTCATCGCCCGCGCCATCGCGGTCGAGCCCGAAGTCATCCTGATGGACGAGCCCTGCTCGGCGCTGGACCCGATCGCCACGGCCAAGATCGAGGAGCTGATCGACGAACTGCGCGAGCGGTACTGTATCGTCATCGTCACCCACTCGATGGCCCAGGCGGCGCGTGTGTCGCAGCGCACGGCCTTCTTCCACATGGGTCGGATCGTCGAGACCGGCGACACCGAGGAAATCTTCACGAATCCCCGCGAACGGCGCACGCTGGACTACATCACGGGACGGTTCGGCTGA
- the phoB gene encoding phosphate regulon transcriptional regulator PhoB, translating into MQPYILVMEDEDALATLLQYNLEKEGYDVVIASDGEEGLVQVDERQPDLVLLDWMLPKVSGIEVCRRLRGRAETRNLPIIMLTARGEETDRVRGLDTGADDYLTKPFSMVELIARIRAVLRRIRPGLADDRVGHGDIVIDRVAHRVRRSGTEVHLGPTEFRLLDHFMRHPGRVFSREQLLDAVWGSDVYVEARTVDVHVGRLRKALDVGESANPIRTVRSAGYSLDLEG; encoded by the coding sequence ATGCAGCCCTATATCCTGGTGATGGAAGACGAGGACGCCCTGGCGACCCTGCTCCAGTACAATCTGGAAAAGGAAGGCTATGACGTGGTCATCGCCTCGGACGGCGAGGAAGGCCTGGTCCAGGTCGACGAGCGTCAGCCTGACCTGGTGCTGCTGGACTGGATGCTGCCCAAGGTATCGGGGATCGAGGTCTGCCGGCGGCTGCGCGGGCGGGCCGAGACGCGCAACTTGCCGATCATCATGCTGACCGCACGGGGCGAAGAGACGGACCGGGTTCGCGGTCTGGACACCGGTGCCGACGACTATCTGACCAAGCCGTTTTCGATGGTCGAGCTGATCGCGAGGATCCGCGCGGTGCTGCGCCGGATCCGTCCCGGTCTGGCCGACGATCGGGTGGGTCATGGCGACATCGTCATCGACCGCGTCGCGCACCGGGTCCGCCGCAGTGGCACCGAGGTGCATTTGGGCCCGACCGAATTTCGGCTGCTGGACCATTTCATGCGTCACCCGGGCCGGGTGTTCAGCCGCGAACAGCTTCTGGACGCGGTCTGGGGCAGTGACGTCTATGTCGAGGCGCGGACGGTGGACGTCCACGTCGGCCGCCTTCGTAAGGCGCTGGACGTCGGCGAGAGCGCCAACCCCATCCGGACGGTTAGGTCCGCGGGGTATTCGCTGGATCTGGAAGGCTGA
- the phoU gene encoding phosphate signaling complex protein PhoU, with amino-acid sequence MNQHTVKAYGDELNQLTAEVARMGGLAEAQVADAVESVARRDIALARAVVDRDAKLDVMHREIEKKAIRLIALRQPVASDLRKTLSAMKLATDLERTGDLAKNIAKRGLAVAETEPMQPLTRSIERMGRLVSLRLRDVLDAYTSGELDGALAVWASDDEVDEHYNALFRELLTYMMGDPRTINACTHLLFMAKNLERIGDHATNIAETVHYEITGDEMIGERPRGAPDASETGLTHTHTLPQA; translated from the coding sequence ATGAACCAGCACACTGTAAAAGCGTACGGCGACGAGCTGAACCAGCTGACGGCGGAGGTCGCCCGCATGGGAGGCCTGGCCGAGGCCCAGGTGGCCGATGCGGTCGAGAGCGTGGCCCGGCGCGACATCGCTTTGGCCCGCGCCGTGGTCGATCGCGACGCCAAGCTGGACGTCATGCACCGCGAGATCGAGAAGAAGGCCATCCGTCTGATCGCCCTGCGCCAGCCCGTGGCGTCGGACCTCAGGAAGACGCTGTCGGCGATGAAGCTGGCGACCGATCTGGAGCGCACAGGCGACCTGGCCAAGAACATCGCCAAGCGTGGCCTGGCCGTGGCTGAAACCGAGCCGATGCAGCCGCTGACGCGTTCGATCGAGCGGATGGGGCGGCTGGTGTCGTTGCGGCTGAGGGATGTACTGGACGCCTATACGTCGGGCGAACTGGACGGGGCCCTGGCGGTCTGGGCCTCGGACGACGAGGTGGACGAGCACTACAACGCCCTGTTCCGCGAACTGTTGACCTACATGATGGGCGATCCGCGCACGATCAACGCCTGCACCCATCTGCTGTTCATGGCCAAGAACCTGGAGCGGATCGGCGACCACGCGACCAATATCGCCGAGACCGTCCACTATGAGATCACCGGCGACGAGATGATCGGCGAGCGGCCGCGCGGCGCGCCGGATGCGTCCGAGACCGGCCTGACGCACACCCACACCCTGCCGCAAGCCTGA